The Paenibacillus uliginis N3/975 genome has a window encoding:
- a CDS encoding MepB family protein: protein MNKFYRALAHVNKIVYEPNHLILKSIQEENQNSDYGAGTFHLNSKSVRFRVAKITPKKVGQFVAFWEKDENNKNQPFTYEKAPDLLVINTSMSNNQFGQFIFPKEILAKQNIFKTSTTRGKMAIRIYPSWDNPTSKQAISTKKWQSPYFVDMSTTDNLPIQKILELYSQ from the coding sequence GTGAATAAATTTTATAGAGCGTTAGCTCATGTAAACAAAATAGTTTACGAACCTAATCATTTAATTTTAAAATCCATTCAAGAAGAAAATCAAAATTCAGATTACGGCGCTGGAACATTTCACTTAAATTCTAAATCAGTTCGGTTTAGAGTCGCAAAAATAACACCTAAGAAAGTAGGGCAGTTTGTTGCATTTTGGGAAAAAGACGAAAATAATAAAAATCAACCCTTTACATATGAAAAGGCTCCTGATTTATTGGTCATCAATACCTCTATGAGTAATAATCAGTTTGGGCAATTTATTTTCCCAAAAGAAATTCTTGCAAAACAAAATATCTTTAAGACGAGTACTACAAGAGGGAAAATGGCAATAAGGATTTATCCTAGTTGGGATAATCCAACTAGCAAACAAGCGATATCAACTAAAAAATGGCAATCACCTTATTTTGTTGATATGAGTACTACGGATAATTTACCTATACAAAAAATATTAGAACTGTATTCTCAGTAA
- a CDS encoding L,D-transpeptidase family protein, producing MTEEIAHNPAYAAEPSLPIVADQGIYSIEVYPQYHQLIVRAQGQKFKTYRIAVGNPSTPTPVGEYQVVYKGKDWGPSFGPRWLGLDVPWGSYGIHGTNRPYSIGKHLSHGCIRMRNNDVLELFEMVPVGTKVTIYGHVLGGPNHEPRDLAEGDVGGDVQLIQSRLKSSGYFEGICNGKFHSNTTAALKKFQRDHHLAQNGVVSKKVYAALGLLE from the coding sequence ATGACTGAAGAAATTGCGCACAACCCTGCCTATGCCGCCGAACCATCCTTGCCGATTGTGGCTGACCAAGGCATTTATTCTATCGAAGTTTACCCTCAGTATCATCAACTGATTGTACGGGCACAGGGACAGAAATTCAAAACATATCGCATTGCGGTTGGAAATCCATCCACTCCTACCCCTGTTGGAGAATACCAAGTTGTATATAAGGGGAAAGATTGGGGTCCTTCCTTTGGCCCACGATGGCTTGGCTTAGACGTCCCATGGGGAAGTTACGGTATTCACGGTACAAATAGGCCGTACTCCATTGGGAAGCATTTGAGTCACGGTTGCATTCGTATGCGTAACAACGATGTCCTTGAATTATTCGAGATGGTCCCAGTCGGTACAAAAGTAACCATTTATGGCCATGTATTGGGAGGACCGAATCATGAACCAAGGGATTTGGCGGAAGGCGATGTTGGAGGAGATGTGCAACTGATTCAATCCCGTTTGAAAAGTTCCGGTTACTTCGAAGGGATATGTAACGGTAAGTTCCACTCGAATACAACCGCAGCTTTAAAAAAATTTCAACGTGATCACCATTTGGCGCAGAACGGTGTCGTCTCGAAAAAGGTGTATGCAGCATTGGGATTGTTGGAATGA
- the ytxJ gene encoding bacillithiol system redox-active protein YtxJ yields the protein MQWKEIMTLEEWSAILEKSSERGQVILKHSTTCPVSANALAEYDHYLKETPNRDLDYILVKVIESRPVSNKIAEDLNMKHESPQIIFVKNKAKYWTASHWAVTIEHMRAVLD from the coding sequence ATGCAGTGGAAAGAAATTATGACCTTAGAAGAGTGGAGTGCGATTCTGGAGAAGTCTTCAGAACGCGGTCAAGTTATTTTAAAGCATAGTACGACCTGTCCAGTTAGTGCTAATGCTCTTGCAGAGTATGATCATTATCTGAAGGAGACACCAAATCGTGATTTGGATTACATTCTTGTTAAAGTCATCGAATCCCGTCCGGTTTCCAATAAAATTGCAGAGGATCTAAATATGAAGCATGAATCGCCACAAATTATTTTTGTGAAGAACAAAGCCAAGTATTGGACTGCATCTCACTGGGCGGTTACGATTGAGCATATGAGAGCGGTATTGGACTGA
- a CDS encoding FecCD family ABC transporter permease codes for MTQLVSKRSTSARPIATILLLSVLLFIVAVISMNVGRLNLSPIEVLKVIIGQGTEKQNLIVFDLRLPRIVLAILVGMGMSISGCVMQGLLKNDLASPGTLGISSGSGLFVLLYITVFATKGLLSPLLLPLLAFVGGITAALLIFVLAYRKGRELSPTGLILTGVAMGSGYGALSLVITLGLDQKQYDFALRWQIGNLWGDDWKYIMVLFPWVILISSYVLYKSNTLNTIKLGNQMATGLGVAIKREFIGLTLAAVALSSGSVALGGNFFFVGLIGPHIARRMVGPNHKFMIPTAALIGALVILAADTFSRTVSMGADIPTGVIITIFVTPYFLYLLSKAN; via the coding sequence TTGACTCAACTCGTTAGTAAGCGTTCCACGTCAGCAAGGCCGATTGCTACTATTTTGCTGTTGTCCGTACTGCTATTCATAGTGGCGGTGATTAGCATGAATGTCGGGAGATTAAATTTATCTCCGATCGAGGTGCTGAAAGTGATCATCGGACAGGGGACGGAGAAGCAAAATCTAATCGTATTTGACCTTCGATTGCCACGTATCGTATTGGCTATTTTAGTGGGGATGGGTATGTCCATCTCGGGCTGTGTTATGCAGGGTTTGCTCAAAAATGATTTGGCGAGTCCGGGAACATTGGGAATCAGCTCGGGCTCCGGATTGTTTGTTTTATTATATATTACTGTTTTTGCGACGAAAGGGCTCTTATCACCACTGTTGTTGCCGTTGCTGGCCTTTGTTGGCGGAATCACCGCAGCGCTGCTGATATTTGTACTTGCCTACAGAAAGGGAAGGGAGCTTTCACCTACAGGTTTGATTTTAACCGGTGTGGCTATGGGGAGCGGATACGGCGCATTGTCGCTGGTGATTACGCTTGGTCTCGACCAGAAACAGTATGATTTTGCTCTGCGCTGGCAGATCGGAAATTTATGGGGGGACGACTGGAAATACATTATGGTACTGTTTCCTTGGGTGATTCTTATCAGTTCTTATGTTCTGTACAAATCGAATACGTTGAACACTATAAAACTTGGGAATCAAATGGCAACTGGACTAGGCGTCGCGATCAAACGGGAGTTTATCGGTCTGACGTTGGCGGCAGTCGCGCTATCATCTGGCAGCGTGGCGCTTGGCGGCAACTTTTTCTTCGTGGGATTGATTGGTCCTCATATAGCCCGCAGGATGGTAGGCCCCAATCACAAGTTCATGATACCCACTGCCGCGCTGATAGGCGCGCTAGTTATCCTGGCGGCAGACACCTTCTCCCGCACCGTCAGTATGGGCGCAGATATTCCAACGGGAGTCATTATTACGATCTTTGTAACTCCCTATTTCCTCTACCTTCTGTCGAAAGCGAATTGA
- a CDS encoding ABC transporter substrate-binding protein, protein MINKMNKQLGLIVCALVVVMMVLAGCSNTNNNSDLSSGEDKTSTETSATATDGAEKSESEKTEGKSGTRKVSTVMGEVEVPANPQRVIVNWYVGDVFTLGIKPVAINARADKAMPFYDQFEGIPITEKWESEEILKYEPDLIITFDPKDFENFSKLAPVIVAPEGDLSSSERLSFLGEATGHEAEAQKAISVFEEKLKNAKEKLSSGIFKDKTFSILQDWGRESYGVMYETGSRGGTLLYEYLELKKPEKLEQLIKQSEKGRDSLSYEVASQYFGDYVLWFLKEGYESEYANTVIWDSIPAVKNGNIIEVPGQYGGLFYYSDVASMTAQLDYMVDRLLELEKK, encoded by the coding sequence ATGATAAACAAAATGAACAAGCAACTGGGTCTAATCGTATGTGCTTTGGTTGTCGTAATGATGGTTTTGGCCGGTTGCAGCAATACAAACAACAACTCGGATTTATCTAGTGGTGAGGATAAGACGTCTACTGAAACGTCTGCCACTGCGACAGATGGAGCAGAGAAATCAGAATCAGAGAAGACAGAGGGGAAGTCCGGCACTCGAAAAGTATCGACGGTGATGGGGGAAGTGGAAGTGCCTGCTAATCCTCAGCGTGTCATTGTCAACTGGTATGTCGGGGATGTATTTACGCTTGGAATTAAGCCTGTTGCGATAAACGCTCGTGCTGATAAAGCGATGCCTTTTTACGATCAGTTTGAGGGCATTCCGATCACTGAAAAATGGGAGTCCGAAGAAATCTTGAAATACGAACCCGATCTGATCATTACTTTTGATCCTAAGGATTTCGAGAATTTTTCCAAGCTTGCCCCGGTTATCGTGGCCCCTGAAGGGGACTTAAGCTCATCTGAGCGGTTATCCTTCCTCGGCGAAGCAACTGGTCATGAAGCAGAGGCCCAAAAAGCGATTTCCGTCTTCGAGGAGAAGCTAAAAAATGCGAAGGAAAAACTGAGCAGCGGCATTTTCAAAGATAAAACCTTCAGTATACTCCAGGACTGGGGTCGAGAATCATACGGGGTTATGTATGAGACGGGTTCACGGGGAGGCACGTTGCTCTATGAATATCTTGAACTGAAAAAGCCGGAAAAGCTGGAGCAATTGATCAAGCAATCAGAGAAAGGACGCGATTCCCTGTCCTATGAAGTGGCCTCTCAATATTTTGGGGACTACGTTCTCTGGTTTCTAAAAGAAGGGTATGAATCCGAATATGCAAATACGGTAATTTGGGATAGCATTCCAGCCGTCAAGAATGGAAATATCATAGAAGTACCGGGGCAATATGGCGGCTTGTTCTATTACTCTGATGTTGCCAGCATGACCGCCCAGTTGGATTATATGGTGGATCGGTTGTTGGAACTAGAAAAGAAGTAA
- a CDS encoding DUF4855 domain-containing protein — protein MRLKKRISVLTAVFMFVSVSMSSIFSPVTSAAYLPKNSEKSNGASNIALIYTGYYNPDNYDGVKVGDYDKDQFLPYVGYLNDEGVAEDYFFDTFLMLTTSSPYKGSLARYYDWVAGSKPGTLQDWKWAMDRVFEKGIQLDGLEAAAEQVSGDLKDPDKKVNVYLTLPFPDPQSKDFGDFNGDGTVKNLESLDTRKALIRWYVDTMTARFEQQNYKHLKLSGFYWLQEDLDTTVAGEQESAKYASEYLQQRGMRLGWIPWFGALEKANGNRLGFDFSAIQPNHYFDEDSTIQRVEDTANIAYANETGVEVEFDQRIIDLPRYRQAFYNYLITGVKKQFMNDAMIAYYQDVYAIYDLYHSEIPAAKQMYTDIYKFAKGTYTAPVGNYKGRVVDHKGNGITDATLTDKAGTVVTTDEDGKFEMNGLFATQNSFVVEKQGMQSREVTVDVRDQQTIYRDIALQNAFGGPVKESKPLVDFEGDMVYGTNNSNYVKRATVTDATYVQQGNQSLKIDFKALEDSWVGAYIDSDYDGFWKVPPEESYPAYTLKDWSEYDTVSFAVYNPSPQPQEFKVMYMYEYDWGKTYAKNLVLPPGQWTVIEQSIQEMKKAGSKTQNMIRIALMRNKQTEDATFYVDDLKLMKYEEDSAPPDYRISLPSKLTTMDIGAVWAPVVIDKNGKEQVNEDAVFTSSDPGVIEVTPDGKIQAVQEGTAVIRAQIGPYEAESAVVEVARWAYNQLKGTETPLNINRGFNNPVLPLQGDTQYVVKEGSKLKIAHKYNRSNDMWIVFDHAGANKLYGMKEWRLSPNVNKDTSPDLARPSDMLQPDISDWVGPYIVGANQNGNGKGQDFTGGNHNYDGGENSSTTGRTIQYKVWVDGKELQDGKIISGGKVKIKVVNRIQGFNTKEQDGSGREILQETVTYEVEGGKVLVHTEIKPLEDITLYRYYGLQSVNGAWNHEIRYYAGETEVARSEAGKYSDSGTKSQHPDVDKYLLSSAVKDANQHQLLVSLDRNYGLGQLQYLADDQPVVFTQEYGKSYFLQVFNKSAELKKGKKVGWRGEYHFFSTPAQERTIKLLSNYSNGYVLPTEEASYQWEIIGDAVQKVSESSNSIKIKGVKEGTATIKVTMTYNGKSQAFESTVQVEDHQMVDTTELQQLLDEAKALLQQTGDPYSKEKGHLAEASINIMRKLKAEGFTQANVDEATAELKEAITNFKKATQG, from the coding sequence ATGAGGTTAAAGAAACGGATCAGCGTACTTACAGCTGTATTTATGTTTGTTTCTGTAAGCATGTCTTCCATCTTCTCACCAGTCACATCTGCAGCTTACTTACCCAAGAACAGTGAAAAATCCAATGGTGCTTCAAACATTGCGCTTATCTACACAGGCTACTATAATCCAGACAATTATGATGGAGTGAAGGTAGGGGATTATGACAAGGATCAGTTCCTACCTTATGTTGGTTATCTGAATGACGAGGGCGTTGCAGAAGACTATTTCTTTGACACATTCCTCATGCTGACTACATCCTCTCCATACAAAGGCAGTCTGGCACGTTATTACGATTGGGTAGCCGGCAGCAAGCCGGGTACCCTGCAGGACTGGAAATGGGCGATGGATCGGGTATTCGAAAAAGGAATACAGCTGGATGGTCTCGAGGCCGCGGCTGAGCAGGTAAGCGGTGATTTGAAAGATCCGGATAAGAAGGTGAATGTATATTTAACCTTGCCGTTCCCAGATCCACAAAGTAAAGACTTCGGTGATTTCAATGGTGATGGAACCGTTAAAAATCTGGAAAGTCTGGATACTCGAAAAGCGCTAATACGCTGGTATGTAGATACAATGACAGCTCGTTTTGAGCAGCAAAATTATAAACATCTGAAGCTAAGTGGGTTCTACTGGCTGCAGGAAGACTTGGATACAACCGTTGCTGGTGAGCAGGAGAGTGCGAAATATGCCTCAGAATATTTGCAGCAGCGAGGGATGCGTCTAGGGTGGATCCCTTGGTTTGGGGCATTGGAGAAGGCCAATGGCAATCGACTCGGGTTTGATTTTTCTGCAATTCAACCGAATCACTACTTTGACGAGGACTCTACAATTCAACGTGTAGAGGATACTGCGAATATTGCCTACGCCAATGAAACCGGGGTTGAGGTTGAATTTGATCAACGAATCATTGACCTTCCAAGGTATCGTCAAGCCTTTTATAATTACCTGATTACAGGTGTCAAAAAGCAATTTATGAATGATGCCATGATTGCATATTATCAAGATGTTTATGCCATTTATGATCTTTACCACTCAGAGATCCCAGCGGCAAAACAGATGTATACAGACATTTATAAATTTGCTAAAGGAACGTATACAGCTCCGGTAGGAAACTATAAGGGCCGAGTGGTAGATCATAAAGGGAATGGTATTACTGATGCTACGCTAACCGATAAGGCCGGAACTGTCGTAACAACAGATGAGGACGGAAAGTTTGAGATGAACGGTTTATTCGCAACACAAAATTCATTTGTTGTAGAGAAGCAGGGAATGCAGAGTCGTGAGGTGACGGTTGATGTTCGTGACCAGCAGACGATTTATCGTGACATTGCTCTCCAGAATGCATTTGGAGGTCCTGTGAAGGAATCGAAGCCCCTCGTTGATTTTGAAGGGGATATGGTATACGGTACGAACAACAGCAATTATGTGAAACGTGCGACGGTAACCGATGCAACTTATGTTCAGCAAGGCAATCAATCACTAAAGATCGATTTCAAGGCTTTAGAAGATAGCTGGGTTGGGGCTTACATTGATTCGGATTATGACGGATTCTGGAAAGTCCCACCAGAAGAATCGTACCCAGCATACACGCTCAAGGATTGGAGTGAGTACGATACCGTAAGCTTTGCCGTGTACAATCCTTCTCCCCAACCTCAAGAGTTCAAAGTTATGTACATGTATGAGTATGATTGGGGAAAAACTTATGCCAAAAACCTGGTGCTCCCACCTGGGCAATGGACAGTCATTGAACAATCGATACAAGAAATGAAGAAAGCGGGCAGCAAAACCCAAAATATGATTCGCATTGCGCTCATGCGTAACAAGCAAACGGAGGATGCAACGTTCTACGTTGACGATTTAAAGTTAATGAAATATGAAGAAGACAGCGCTCCACCCGACTATAGGATATCTCTTCCATCCAAGCTGACTACGATGGATATTGGTGCGGTATGGGCACCGGTTGTCATCGACAAGAATGGCAAAGAGCAAGTAAATGAAGATGCGGTGTTCACCAGCTCTGATCCTGGTGTCATTGAAGTAACGCCAGACGGCAAGATTCAAGCTGTTCAAGAAGGTACAGCTGTGATTCGTGCACAGATTGGGCCATATGAAGCGGAATCTGCAGTCGTGGAAGTCGCGCGATGGGCATACAATCAGCTGAAGGGGACGGAGACACCTCTAAATATCAACCGAGGATTCAATAATCCGGTTCTTCCACTGCAGGGAGACACCCAATATGTTGTGAAGGAAGGTAGCAAACTCAAGATTGCACACAAATATAATAGAAGCAACGATATGTGGATCGTGTTTGATCATGCCGGTGCAAACAAGCTGTATGGAATGAAAGAATGGCGTCTTAGTCCGAATGTGAATAAGGATACAAGCCCTGACTTGGCACGTCCTTCAGATATGCTGCAGCCAGATATTTCGGATTGGGTCGGCCCATATATTGTAGGCGCAAATCAGAATGGAAATGGTAAAGGTCAGGACTTCACCGGTGGCAATCACAACTACGATGGCGGCGAGAATAGCTCTACGACGGGCAGAACCATACAATATAAAGTGTGGGTTGACGGGAAGGAGCTTCAAGACGGGAAGATCATATCCGGTGGCAAAGTAAAGATAAAGGTAGTCAATCGGATCCAAGGCTTCAATACGAAGGAGCAGGACGGCAGCGGCCGTGAAATTTTGCAAGAAACGGTTACGTATGAAGTTGAGGGTGGCAAAGTACTAGTCCATACTGAGATTAAGCCTTTGGAAGACATCACCTTGTATCGCTATTATGGACTTCAGTCCGTCAATGGAGCATGGAATCATGAAATTCGATACTATGCTGGAGAGACGGAAGTCGCAAGAAGTGAAGCGGGTAAGTATAGTGACTCTGGGACAAAGTCCCAACATCCCGACGTTGATAAGTATTTGCTTAGCTCTGCGGTGAAAGATGCGAATCAGCATCAACTGCTCGTATCGCTTGATCGCAATTACGGGCTTGGACAATTGCAGTATCTCGCTGACGATCAGCCGGTTGTATTTACGCAGGAGTATGGAAAATCATATTTCCTACAAGTGTTTAACAAATCGGCAGAATTGAAAAAAGGCAAAAAAGTTGGTTGGCGCGGCGAATATCATTTCTTCTCCACTCCTGCTCAAGAAAGAACGATCAAACTGTTGAGCAACTACAGCAACGGATATGTATTGCCGACAGAAGAAGCTTCCTACCAATGGGAAATTATTGGTGATGCCGTTCAGAAGGTAAGCGAATCCAGCAACAGTATCAAGATTAAGGGAGTAAAAGAAGGCACGGCAACGATCAAAGTTACGATGACATACAATGGCAAATCGCAAGCTTTTGAGTCGACAGTGCAGGTAGAAGATCACCAAATGGTGGACACAACCGAATTGCAGCAATTGCTTGATGAAGCGAAGGCACTCCTTCAGCAAACAGGTGATCCATATAGTAAGGAAAAGGGGCATTTAGCTGAGGCTTCGATTAATATCATGAGAAAGCTGAAGGCTGAAGGCTTCACGCAAGCTAACGTAGATGAAGCTACAGCTGAGCTGAAGGAAGCTATTACGAATTTCAAGAAAGCAACACAAGGGTAG
- a CDS encoding FecCD family ABC transporter permease, whose translation MLIEAKDTNKGYNGRLKFSLFMLAGIVLLILATAASISFGAADLSLELAWGAVFNFDPEITEHHIIHVFRLPRTVADIVVGSSLAVCGAIMQGTTRNPLADSGLLGISSGSTFAIAMCMAFLPGRTYVETMIYSCMGAAITTAITYYLASVGKRGMTPQRLVLAGMSISMLFGSFSTYIALKYDIGQDLAYWTAGGTANVEWMQLAYVSPLFVMGLIWAIALSPSITILNFGEELAAGLGLRVKLIKGSSTVIVLILTGLSVIVVGPIGFVGLIIPHIVRFIIGVDYRFIMPASALYGAVFMVGADLLGRMLGRPHETPLGIIFALIGVPYFLYLVRKQRREFS comes from the coding sequence ATGTTAATAGAAGCAAAGGATACAAACAAGGGCTACAATGGAAGGCTCAAGTTTAGCTTGTTCATGTTGGCAGGTATAGTTCTGCTGATTTTAGCAACCGCAGCATCAATTTCATTCGGCGCAGCGGACTTGAGCCTTGAATTGGCATGGGGAGCGGTGTTCAATTTCGATCCGGAGATCACGGAACATCATATTATTCATGTTTTCCGGCTACCACGCACGGTAGCGGATATTGTCGTTGGCAGCAGCTTGGCTGTTTGTGGAGCTATCATGCAAGGAACCACGCGTAATCCATTGGCCGATTCCGGACTACTCGGAATCAGTTCGGGCTCTACATTTGCAATTGCGATGTGCATGGCCTTTTTGCCCGGGCGCACTTATGTGGAAACGATGATATATTCCTGTATGGGTGCGGCCATCACTACAGCCATCACTTATTATCTGGCATCCGTCGGTAAGCGGGGAATGACACCGCAACGTCTGGTGCTGGCAGGAATGTCGATTTCAATGCTGTTTGGTTCTTTCAGCACGTATATTGCCCTCAAATACGATATTGGTCAGGATTTGGCCTATTGGACGGCTGGAGGTACTGCCAACGTTGAATGGATGCAGCTTGCTTATGTTTCACCGTTATTTGTGATGGGACTGATATGGGCGATCGCTCTCTCCCCATCTATAACGATTCTTAACTTCGGAGAGGAGCTCGCGGCCGGTCTTGGACTTCGTGTCAAATTGATTAAAGGCTCTTCAACGGTGATTGTGTTAATATTGACGGGCCTTTCCGTTATTGTTGTGGGTCCAATCGGTTTTGTCGGGCTAATCATTCCGCATATCGTGCGATTTATTATTGGTGTGGACTATCGGTTTATCATGCCCGCCTCCGCTTTGTACGGTGCTGTGTTTATGGTTGGCGCAGATTTACTAGGCAGAATGTTGGGCCGCCCTCACGAGACACCTCTTGGAATTATTTTTGCATTGATCGGAGTTCCATACTTCCTCTATCTCGTGCGCAAACAAAGGAGGGAGTTTAGTTGA
- a CDS encoding polyprenyl synthetase family protein yields the protein MNEKFTDHADTSYRLAEQKAAQYFASLYAQVMDKIYVPTLTEDFQLWKRNHIHPHSWLAFFSKGKRKPDSRDYYRYIGWLNYTGKMDDYLDRSVSYMYMRDLGKALDSPDTQTRIQRLVVDIKNHLIHTTRANGGDQPEYISLAGLYRWAQKKGVENATIWVINKLKNVSSHIPKEMNAEQAQRKLIKIIIGVVLHAMEEMDDEILPAERALRLDQAIRLGYSYGLTYPFIDDLLDSGVLDDQEKEQYSRMIRTALLTGSVPDLGEWAGNNMDLIHYVHSELREAFEYIKRHQRPETQKTFFEQSYVFFHSQDMDRVKDLSNANYTNEDLYLPIILKSSSSRLIVRSVISAPEDEGFDNRTFYYGIYNQLADDFADMFDDMRDGAVTPYTYYLKYRDQRSDLINPFELYWAVISHLIHNVYNSNAKTREVLLDRAINGLKRCKERIGIEKYNEIMEVFASGNPEFNRLIQHMVRKADDVDFFDKLLRDQMVTVLKNDRKEKEDFFDTVKTVRHQINNLLHIPKHKEISPMKEPLIDAANYSLEGDGKRLRPIMSWIMGVNEYGLQASAIEPLLISLEYMHTASLIFDDLPSQDNASTRRGRPTLHQVQNSATAELTGLFLIQKAIQEQSSLDKFDPKTVLALIQYSSQRAADMCIGQTMDLHSKGKALTLEQLNMICFYKTGIAFEASLVMPAILAQVRETEIATLKKFAYHAGIAFQIKDDLLDLEGDLVLLGKPTNKDVENNTSTFVTILGQEGASKEMWEHYCLAMEALKEMPRNIAFLKHLLNYIVNRDS from the coding sequence ATGAATGAGAAGTTTACAGATCATGCCGATACATCGTATCGGCTGGCTGAGCAGAAGGCAGCTCAGTATTTTGCATCACTTTATGCTCAGGTTATGGATAAGATCTATGTGCCTACCCTGACTGAAGATTTTCAATTGTGGAAAAGGAACCATATTCATCCTCATTCATGGCTAGCCTTTTTTTCGAAGGGGAAGAGAAAACCTGATTCACGGGATTATTATAGATATATTGGGTGGTTGAATTATACAGGTAAAATGGATGATTACTTGGATCGAAGCGTTTCCTATATGTACATGAGGGATCTGGGAAAAGCTCTAGATTCTCCTGACACACAGACCAGGATTCAGCGTTTAGTTGTCGACATCAAAAATCACTTGATTCATACTACCAGAGCAAACGGGGGAGACCAACCAGAGTATATAAGTTTGGCCGGGTTGTATCGGTGGGCCCAGAAAAAAGGCGTAGAAAACGCCACGATCTGGGTAATAAACAAACTTAAGAATGTATCTTCCCATATTCCGAAGGAAATGAACGCAGAGCAAGCCCAGCGCAAACTGATCAAGATCATTATCGGTGTTGTTCTACATGCGATGGAAGAGATGGACGATGAAATATTGCCTGCAGAACGTGCCCTACGACTAGATCAAGCCATCAGGCTGGGTTATTCCTATGGTTTGACCTATCCTTTTATTGACGATCTTCTCGATTCTGGGGTCTTAGACGATCAAGAGAAAGAACAGTATTCCCGTATGATACGTACCGCGCTTCTCACTGGATCTGTGCCAGACTTGGGTGAGTGGGCCGGAAATAATATGGATTTGATCCATTACGTACACTCGGAGCTCCGAGAAGCTTTTGAGTACATTAAGAGACATCAGAGACCAGAAACACAGAAAACATTCTTCGAGCAGTCCTATGTGTTTTTTCATTCCCAGGATATGGACCGCGTAAAGGATCTATCGAATGCGAATTACACCAACGAAGATCTTTATCTACCAATCATCCTAAAATCTTCTTCTTCCCGATTGATTGTCCGTTCCGTCATTAGTGCCCCCGAGGATGAAGGATTTGATAATCGAACATTCTATTATGGCATCTACAACCAGTTGGCTGATGATTTTGCGGATATGTTTGATGATATGAGAGACGGGGCGGTAACACCCTATACCTATTATTTGAAATACCGAGATCAGCGTTCGGATCTTATAAATCCCTTTGAATTATACTGGGCGGTCATCTCCCATTTGATCCATAACGTGTATAACTCCAATGCCAAGACCCGTGAGGTGCTACTGGATCGTGCCATCAACGGTCTAAAACGATGTAAAGAACGCATCGGCATTGAAAAGTATAACGAAATTATGGAGGTGTTTGCCTCCGGAAATCCGGAATTCAATCGTCTCATCCAACATATGGTTCGAAAAGCGGATGATGTGGATTTCTTCGATAAACTGCTTCGGGACCAGATGGTGACTGTACTGAAAAACGACCGGAAAGAAAAGGAAGACTTTTTCGATACGGTCAAAACTGTCCGCCATCAGATCAACAACCTATTGCATATTCCCAAACATAAAGAAATTTCACCGATGAAAGAGCCGCTTATTGATGCTGCAAATTACAGTCTCGAGGGGGATGGCAAACGACTACGTCCCATAATGTCTTGGATCATGGGCGTAAACGAATATGGACTGCAAGCTTCGGCAATCGAGCCGCTTCTGATATCATTGGAATACATGCATACCGCATCTTTGATCTTTGATGATCTACCATCGCAGGATAATGCATCTACCCGTAGAGGACGTCCAACCCTCCATCAGGTACAAAATAGCGCCACTGCCGAATTAACCGGTCTGTTTCTGATCCAGAAGGCGATTCAAGAACAATCATCCCTTGACAAGTTCGATCCTAAAACCGTGCTTGCCTTGATACAATATTCCTCCCAAAGGGCAGCAGATATGTGTATAGGACAGACGATGGATTTGCATTCCAAAGGAAAAGCATTGACACTAGAGCAATTGAATATGATATGCTTCTACAAAACCGGAATTGCATTTGAGGCTTCTCTGGTTATGCCTGCTATACTTGCTCAGGTTAGGGAGACGGAAATTGCGACTTTGAAGAAATTTGCCTATCATGCGGGCATTGCCTTTCAGATTAAGGATGATTTGCTTGATTTGGAAGGAGATCTGGTATTGCTTGGTAAACCAACCAATAAGGATGTTGAAAATAACACTTCGACTTTTGTGACCATCCTTGGTCAGGAAGGCGCCAGTAAAGAGATGTGGGAACACTACTGCCTTGCAATGGAAGCGTTGAAAGAGATGCCACGCAATATCGCTTTTCTAAAGCATTTATTAAATTATATTGTTAATCGAGACTCTTAA